In Megalops cyprinoides isolate fMegCyp1 chromosome 16, fMegCyp1.pri, whole genome shotgun sequence, the genomic window caccacctttaaatctatcattactttcaacctgttcccctttatcctccttaattaacaataaaacaaataattcacagaataaccGACACCAAtggcgtaattagaataaatgattatgctcgcgaaacagcgcagattgtctgtagtttgtgtgcttgcgaaagctacgagattgtttaattaacaaggatggcatttatcgatttaaattatgaCACACCACAAgttttgtgaggtctgtgttctaaacgttattgttcattgcactcaacctaacctaaaagtttatcctcagtaatttaaatcgatttaactaaatttagctccgttttgtaatttgaattttgtaacataagaaagctataatgtgaaacatttaagagacagctttgggattacttgccacttaattattcaaattgccatccttgttaattaaacaatatcatgctgtagcttttgcaatagcaccccaatttcagacaatctgcgctgtttcgcgagcataatcatttattctaattacgccattggtgtcgattattctgtgaattatttgttgtattgttaatcaaggaggataaaggggaacaggttgaaagtaatgatagatttaaaggtagtgttcggccttcccctgtttccagctcaccagatGCCACTGCTCTCCACCTAAATGGTCAAATCTCGCAGGTGTCGCAGTGCGACTGCCAGAATCTCCATATCATTACAGGCTAAGCACCATCTTGCGCTCTGATACTGTAGTGCTGTAATGTTTCTTGCCTGCACTTGCTGCCGCTCCTGATCTTAAACTTGTAGACATGATGCCCGGCTTGGAAGAAGCGAGTCTCAGgaaggggaaaggaaaaaggCTGGATGGACATGGCCAGTAGATGGCGCTGTTGGGCGGACCATTCGATAGTTAGCCTAGCTGGCTAACTACCTAACGGTAATGTTAGCCAGTCAAAGAAGTCATTTCAATACGTTCATATCAGGCGAACGATTAGAATTTAAGTAATATTAAACTTTACATACCATACAATAGCTTGATACGTATGATTCTGTATACATTTCTCAAAATACCTAACTCATCGCTAACGTTTTGCAGCTTAAAGTTAAAGTTATGAAAGCAAACCAAGAGAGCGCGGACGCAGGCTAGCTGGATATGGAGTAACTCGCCGGTTGCTTCTGAGGAACAGGCACGGGCACTGCACACATCAGTCACACATCTGCTGTCGAATAAAATATAAGTTAATTTCTGTGCAGTGggtggaaatgaaaaacacCGCATGGTTTTGTAATAATACTTAAGCCAGTTGCTGTCATTTTTCCTATACAACAGCCGTTGGTTTGCCCACTAAGTGACTATTTCCCACGGCAATAAATTGAATCTGGAGCACGCccacaatataaaacataccAAATAGCTCACACCGAAGGCATAAGTAGTTATACATATACTGCAatttaatctgtcatcacgcAATCCCGTCCCGTGCCGTGCCACGCCACATGGCTCTCGTTTCTTCGTTTCTCTCTTCGACATGATTGGTGGATGTTTCAACCATTCCGGCGATCCCTCACCGGTGTCTCTATGGTGACGGAAACCAGGAAGTTCCACCAGCGGGATCACATGATCGAGGTCAAGCGACTCACATGGTCTCAAGACTACGCATGTTCCTTGTCTGTTGTAAAGAGCACTTCCTGACAAAGTCGCTGTATTAGTAATGTAAGTAGCGAACAGACTTAAGTTTTTAAAATCAAGATTTTCTTTGCTGATGCATtgcttcatttttattcttccaTGTAAAGCGTGTAGGTGTATATCGTAAGCACGCGTCAGCTAATTGGAAGTACAATGAGCCTGTCTAAAGACCATTTACCGGATGAACTCCAGAAGTTATCAAATCTAACAGACTATGTATGTGTAATAATTAACGAAAGCATTTTCCTTTGGGCACAACccatctgtttattttacgttTTGTTCTAATCCAGGTCTGCCTTATGGTTTGAAACCCTTCCGTGCTGATACATAAAGACTGGTTTCTCACGTAATGATGGGCTCTTGTGTAGTATTTCTGAGCAAACACCACTCTTGACTTCAACAGATTATAATGAATACTAGATACTTTATTTAAACATGTATCTTTATGCTTTCTGGGATAATGGAGCATTCCACATATTGTATTCTGGTGAGATTTGCTTGCTACCAGCTgtaattttgttctgttttcccaTGACGCAGAGCCTTTTGGTACTACATTTCTCAGAGTCCTCCTGTTCCCCAATGGCAGAGCCACAGCCCTCAGTCCTGCTGAACACGGGGGCACAGATGCCCCTCCTTGGCCTGGGCACCTTCCGGCTGCGTGGTCCAGATGAAATGCACCAGGTCATAGATGCAGCGCTGACAGCTGGGTACCGTGCTTTTGACACTGCGGCTGTGTACCGGAACGAGGCAGACCTGGGCTGTGCCCTCAGGAACCTGCTGCCCAAGCACGGCCTCACTCGTGCCGACATCTTCATCACCAGCAAACTTGGTCCACGAGACCAGGGCAGCAGGGCCCAGGAGGGGTGCATTCGAAGCCTGGAGCAGCTGGGGCTGGACTACATCGATCTTTACCTGGTGCACTGGCCTGGAACTCAGGGCCTAAAGATGGGAGATGAGAGGAATCCAGGGAACCGTGCTGAGAGCTGGGCGGCGATGGAGGATTTCCACACCAGCGGAAAGTTCCGGGCCATTGGGGTCTCCAACTACACCCTGGGCCACCTGAGGGAGCTGCTGAAGGGGTGCCGGATGCCCCCAGCCGTGCTCCAGGTGGAGTTCCATCCCAAGCTGGCCCAGGTGGAGCTGAGGGCCCTGTGCAGGGAATTGGGTGTGTGCTTCCAGGCCTATTCCTCCCTGGGGGTGGGGTGCCTGTTGTCGGACCCTGTGGTGCTGGGCGTGGCCAAGAGGTGTGGTCGGAGCCCCGCCCAGGTGCTACTGAGGTGGGCGGTACAGCAGGAAGTGCCCGTGCTGCCAAAATCCTCACAGCCCGAGAGGGTGGCAGAAAACGGGCAGATCTTTGACTTCCACCTgagtgaggaggagatggggaggcTGTCTGCCCTGGACTGTGGAAAGAAATACTGCTGGGACCCTTCAGCTGTTGTCTAGGAACCAGTGTGGGCCTGGTGAGCCACGACTCTGTCAGCTCAGATATGGGTATCATTGTGGATTGAACCAGAGCTAGTCAGCCAGCAGAATTCTAGAACCAGGACTTGGGCCTATGGTGTCCTGTTTGCCTTCAGAATGAACCACGTGACACCAGTCCAAGCTGTGACTCCAGGCTCAATGTTATTAATCCTCTTCCTTTTGGTGATGTCTGCAAGTTAAGCTAAACCCAGACACAAATGGGGCAGATTCACCAGTCTGGGGATATGTCAGTTTCTCTGCCTTTAAACTGCAAGCCATGTTGGGTTGTCTCATATTTGTGCCCTTCAGGGGTGGTGGCTATGAAGACTGGAAACCAGAAACCCTTTCTGAATGGCAGGGCTAGAGTCCATGCCCTCTCAATACTCTTTAGAGTCATGCGAGCCAAACTCTCCAACTTCTTATTGCTTCC contains:
- the zgc:101765 gene encoding glyoxal reductase, giving the protein MAEPQPSVLLNTGAQMPLLGLGTFRLRGPDEMHQVIDAALTAGYRAFDTAAVYRNEADLGCALRNLLPKHGLTRADIFITSKLGPRDQGSRAQEGCIRSLEQLGLDYIDLYLVHWPGTQGLKMGDERNPGNRAESWAAMEDFHTSGKFRAIGVSNYTLGHLRELLKGCRMPPAVLQVEFHPKLAQVELRALCRELGVCFQAYSSLGVGCLLSDPVVLGVAKRCGRSPAQVLLRWAVQQEVPVLPKSSQPERVAENGQIFDFHLSEEEMGRLSALDCGKKYCWDPSAVV